A window of Dysgonomonadaceae bacterium PH5-43 contains these coding sequences:
- a CDS encoding DNA replication and repair protein RecF (product_source=KO:K03629; cath_funfam=3.40.50.300; cog=COG1195; ko=KO:K03629; pfam=PF02463; smart=SM00382; superfamily=52540; tigrfam=TIGR00611) yields MRKFNYLCGMIIERISILNFKNIEESELLFSPKINCLFGNNGMGKTNLLDAIYYLSLVRSYNNLPDSQIMMHDKEFAVIQGFYTGESDEEVYCGIKKRHKKVFKRNKKEYQRLSEHIGLIPVVMISPSDIDLIQGGSSERRKFIDMILCQYDKEYLNALINYNKVLFQRNSLLKEVSHLSDESLFDIIEEQMEMYGNIIYKGREQFMQSFVPLFQKYYKIISKDNEEVNFRYESHLKEFSLSYLLSTKREKDMILGYTSVGVHKDDFDFLLDNYLIRKIGSQGQNKTFLIALKLAEYTMLVEKGSSVPILLLDDLFDKLDSDRVEQIINLVGKSDFGQIFITDTNRKYLDEILKSIQQDYKLFFVENGKIDSITN; encoded by the coding sequence TTGCGAAAGTTTAATTACCTTTGTGGTATGATTATCGAAAGAATTTCAATCCTAAATTTTAAGAATATAGAGGAATCCGAATTGTTGTTTTCTCCTAAAATAAACTGCTTGTTTGGAAACAATGGTATGGGCAAAACTAATCTTCTTGATGCTATTTATTACCTGTCGCTTGTAAGAAGTTATAACAATCTTCCTGACTCGCAAATAATGATGCACGACAAAGAGTTTGCTGTTATACAAGGTTTTTATACTGGCGAGTCGGACGAAGAAGTTTATTGTGGTATCAAAAAGAGACACAAAAAGGTTTTTAAAAGGAATAAAAAGGAATATCAACGATTGTCTGAGCATATAGGATTGATACCTGTTGTGATGATTTCTCCTTCTGACATTGACCTTATTCAAGGTGGAAGTTCTGAAAGACGTAAATTTATTGATATGATTCTTTGTCAGTACGATAAAGAATACCTTAATGCTCTTATTAATTACAATAAAGTACTGTTTCAACGCAATTCTTTACTTAAAGAGGTGAGTCATTTGTCGGACGAATCGCTGTTTGATATTATCGAAGAACAGATGGAAATGTATGGAAATATTATATATAAAGGACGAGAACAGTTTATGCAGTCCTTTGTTCCTCTTTTCCAGAAGTATTATAAGATTATAAGTAAAGATAATGAAGAGGTTAACTTTAGATATGAGTCTCATCTTAAAGAGTTTTCTTTATCGTATCTACTATCAACAAAGCGAGAAAAAGATATGATATTGGGATATACAAGCGTTGGGGTACATAAAGACGATTTTGATTTCCTTTTAGATAACTATCTTATCAGAAAAATAGGCTCGCAAGGACAAAACAAAACTTTCCTGATTGCTCTTAAGTTGGCGGAATATACAATGTTGGTAGAGAAAGGTTCGTCTGTTCCTATTCTTCTTTTAGACGATTTGTTTGACAAATTAGATTCGGATAGGGTAGAGCAGATAATTAATTTAGTAGGCAAGTCGGACTTCGGACAAATATTCATCACAGATACTAATCGTAAGTATCTCGACGAAATACTTAAAAGTATACAACAAGACTATAAACTGTTTTTTGTAGAGAATGGTAAAATAGATTCAATAACTAACTAA
- a CDS encoding hypothetical protein (product_source=Hypo-rule applied; pfam=PF05258), translating to MKKVNTKSIGELLKSFIEEDPQMANKLAEARLIDYWNSMNSAITKYTSSLYVNNRVLYVRLSSSVLKRELYLSKSSLIQKLNAECGRGIIDDIVFLS from the coding sequence ATGAAAAAAGTTAATACAAAATCGATAGGGGAGTTACTCAAATCGTTTATTGAAGAAGATCCACAAATGGCAAACAAATTAGCAGAGGCACGACTAATAGATTATTGGAACTCGATGAACTCTGCAATTACAAAATATACTTCATCTTTGTATGTAAATAACAGAGTGCTGTATGTAAGACTGTCTTCTTCGGTGTTGAAGCGAGAACTATATTTGAGTAAAAGCAGTTTAATTCAGAAACTCAACGCCGAATGTGGACGCGGTATCATTGATGACATCGTATTCTTGAGTTAA
- a CDS encoding carboxyl-terminal processing protease (product_source=KO:K03797; cath_funfam=2.30.42.10,3.40.30.10,3.90.226.10; cog=COG0793; ko=KO:K03797; pfam=PF00595,PF03572; smart=SM00228,SM00245; superfamily=52096; tigrfam=TIGR00225; transmembrane_helix_parts=Inside_1_6,TMhelix_7_29,Outside_30_548) produces MRFRKTYLFFALCLVIVLFGGIVIGYFMSGRTFGGKLYLTPHNKISVILDFISQEYVDTVEVNTLTENAISNIIKQLDPHSTYFSEKELQSVNEQLDGYFGGIGVTPYLYNDTLVVMHVTHGGPASQAGIMPGDRCVLLNDSILNNITQETILNKIRGPIGSSLKLGIKRNNSDSILNYDIVRGEIPITTIKVATEIYDGIGVVKIYDNFSNSTYDEFIKAVTKLTNAGCSSFIIDLRMNGGGLLNAAIKIANEFLPAGSPIVYAEGKSFPKKEYIADGLGNFPNNKVVVLMDQISASASEVLAGALQDNDRAWIIGRRSFGKGLIQSHINLSDNSALRLTVARYYTPSGRNIQRKYELGNAEKYNQDWIDQLYGGEGFYSDSIKIDTTLTFKTLHGRTVYGGGGIVPDIFIPIDADYLTTYFIDLENDDIFNQFAFDYFDKNLHLLNEYKDFKSMLAYLESQPLLQEIIMYADKKGIRRRSHLIRRSASHIEVYTQAAILNNFFGDEAYYTTMLKQDPMIEKAIEVLTQEYDVINDTASTFGVEFLN; encoded by the coding sequence TTAGAAAAACGTATTTGTTTTTTGCTCTTTGTTTGGTTATTGTTTTGTTTGGAGGAATAGTAATCGGATATTTTATGTCGGGACGCACATTCGGTGGTAAACTATATCTTACTCCGCACAACAAAATAAGCGTAATACTTGATTTTATAAGCCAAGAGTATGTAGATACTGTTGAGGTAAACACTCTTACCGAAAATGCAATATCCAACATTATAAAACAATTAGACCCCCACTCGACTTACTTCTCTGAAAAAGAACTACAAAGTGTAAACGAACAATTAGATGGATACTTTGGCGGTATCGGCGTAACGCCTTATTTATATAACGATACTTTAGTTGTTATGCACGTTACGCACGGAGGACCAGCATCTCAGGCAGGAATTATGCCTGGCGACCGTTGTGTTTTATTAAACGATTCTATTCTTAATAACATAACACAAGAAACTATTCTTAATAAAATAAGAGGACCAATAGGCTCTTCTCTTAAATTAGGAATTAAAAGAAACAACTCCGACTCAATATTAAATTATGATATTGTTAGAGGCGAAATTCCTATTACAACTATTAAAGTTGCAACCGAAATATATGACGGCATTGGTGTAGTTAAAATTTACGACAACTTTAGCAACTCTACCTACGATGAATTTATTAAAGCCGTTACAAAACTTACAAATGCAGGTTGCTCATCTTTTATTATCGACTTAAGAATGAATGGAGGAGGATTATTAAATGCTGCAATCAAAATAGCAAACGAATTTCTTCCTGCGGGTAGCCCTATTGTGTATGCCGAAGGTAAATCTTTCCCCAAGAAAGAATATATAGCTGATGGTTTAGGAAACTTTCCAAATAATAAAGTGGTTGTGCTTATGGATCAAATATCGGCTTCAGCAAGTGAAGTGCTTGCCGGAGCATTACAAGATAATGATAGAGCATGGATTATTGGTCGCCGATCATTTGGCAAAGGACTAATACAAAGCCATATAAATCTTTCCGATAATTCGGCTTTGCGTCTTACGGTAGCTCGATATTACACTCCTTCGGGAAGAAATATACAAAGAAAATACGAATTAGGAAACGCCGAAAAGTATAACCAAGATTGGATAGACCAACTGTATGGAGGAGAAGGCTTTTATAGCGATAGCATAAAGATAGATACAACTTTAACTTTCAAAACACTTCACGGTAGAACTGTGTATGGAGGTGGAGGTATAGTTCCTGATATATTTATCCCTATTGATGCCGACTATCTTACAACTTATTTTATCGACTTAGAAAATGATGATATATTTAATCAGTTTGCTTTCGATTATTTCGACAAAAACCTACACTTACTAAACGAATATAAAGATTTTAAGTCGATGCTTGCTTATCTCGAAAGTCAACCTTTACTACAAGAAATAATTATGTATGCAGATAAGAAAGGTATAAGACGAAGAAGTCACCTTATAAGACGTTCAGCAAGTCATATAGAAGTATACACTCAGGCTGCTATACTTAATAATTTCTTTGGAGATGAAGCATACTACACAACAATGCTAAAACAAGACCCAATGATAGAAAAAGCAATAGAAGTTTTAACTCAAGAATACGATGTCATCAATGATACCGCGTCCACATTCGGCGTTGAGTTTCTGAATTAA